GGCCGTGCGCGGTGTCGATCACGAGCACGTCGACGCCGGCGTCGACGAGCGCGCGCGCGCGGGCGAGAAAGTCGCCGGCCGCGCCGACCGCCGCTGCGACGCGCAGGCGCCCGTGCTGGTCCTTGTTCGCGCCCGGGTACTGCCGCCGCTTGTGGATGTCCTTCACCGTGATGAGGCCGCGCAGCCCGCCGTTGTCGTCGACCACCGGCAGCTTCTCGATGCGGTGGCGTCCCATGATCGCCTCCGCCTCGTCGAGCGTGGTGCCCATCGGCGCGGTCACGAGCCCCTCGCTCGTCATCGCCTCGTGCAGCGGGCGGTCGAGGCTGCGCTCGAACTGCAGGTCGCGGTTCGTGATGATGCCGACGAGGCGTCCGTCGCGGTCGACCACCGGCACGCCGGAGATCTTGAAGCGCTGCATGAGCGCCACCGCCTCGCGCAGCGTGGCATCCGGCGAGAGCGTGATCGGGTTCAGGATCATGCCGCTCTCGGAGCGCTTCACGCGGTCGACCTCCGCCGCCTGGCGGTCGATCGACATGTTCTTGTGCAGCACGCCGATGCCGCCGGCGCGCGCCATGGCGATCGCCATGTCGCTCTCGGTCACGGTATCCATGGCCGCGGAGATCAGCGGCACGCGGAGCGTGATGCCGCGCGTGAAGCGCGAGCTCGTGTCGGCGTCCTTCGGATGCACGCGCGCGTGGCGCGGCACGAGGAGCACGTCGTCGAAGGTCAGCGCGACGTCGTCGCGCACGCGCGCGATGCCGCGCGGCGCCCCATTGCGCGAAGCCCCGCTCTCCGGCGGTGCCGGACGAGCGGGGCTGGTCGATTCGATGCGAGTAGTGGTCGCCATGGCGAAAGGTAGGCGGCCCTCAGAGCCGGTTCAAGGCTCCTCCACCCGACGGCGCAGCCTCCGTTGGATTCCCATGGGGAGGAAGAACGCGGCCGCCTGCAGCACGCGCTGCAGATTGAGGTCGCTCAGCTCGGAGCGCGGGCCGGTCCAGTGGTCGAGCAGCACGCGCCGCCCGCTGTTCGCGACCAGGCGCTGCAGCGCGGTCACGAGCAGGAAGACGTCGTCGACCTCGCCGATGAACGGCAGGTAGTCCGGGATGAGGTCGATCGGCGCGACGATGTACGCGACCGCGGCGGCGACGAGGAGCTTGTCGAGGACGGAGACGCGGCGGTCGACGAGCAGGCCGGCGAGCAGGCGCAGGTACGCCGGGATCTGCCGGATGGTGTCGAGCACGGTGCGCTTGGCGCCCCTGCGCGGCGCGTGGCGGCGCACCTCGCGCCGGACGTCGCGGGTGACGTCGCGCACGCGGTCGCCGACGGCGTGGCGGGCGCGTCCGGCGGCGTGGGCGATGCGGGCAGCGGGATTGCGAGGACTCACGAGCGGGGCTCTCCGGGTGCGGGACCCGCCGCCGGTCCGGCCGGGGGCGGCGCGGGCGGAGACGGGTGCGTCGACGGCGGTGCGGCATTCGGCGCCGCGCTGGGTGCGTTCGGCGCGCTGGGGTCCGCGGGTGGAGGCGTCGTCGAGGTGATGACGGTCCCCGCCTGTGCGGTCGCATCGGCGACCGCCGTACCCACGCGCTGCGCGGCGTTGGCGAGGTCCGCTGCAACGGACTTGCCAGCCGCCGCGACCCCGTTCAGCATCCCGACGGCGCGGTTCAGCAGCCCCATGGTGTCGGCGATCGTGCTGGCCGACACGCGCCCCGCCCGGAGCCGGTCCTCGACCCCCTCGGCGAACTTCGTGAACGCGTTCGGCGCGGCGCTCTGCCGCGCGGCGTACTTCGACTCCAGGAACTCGACGTAGTCGAGGATCTGGTACAGCCGCTCCTCGGTCAGCGCGTCGAGCTTGCGGTTGATGCGCTCGCGAATGTGGTCGCTCATGCCTTCATTCTACGGCCGGCGACGACGGAGTGTGAGGCGGTCAGCCCCACCACCGGGCGCGCTTGCCGCGCGCGTCGATGTGGACGTACGGCGTGCGGTACTTCGGGCTCACATACACCCCGAGTCCGCCGACGAGATCGGGGTTGCGCTTCTCGACCATCTCGGCGGCGAGCGCCACGAGGCGGCTGTCGAACGCGGTGAGCCGGCCGTCGCCGTCGGCGTCGATCGCGACGTCGGCGGCGTCGCCGTACTGGTGGCGGCTGTTCAGCGCCGCGCCCTCGACGCTGCTGTTGTGCAGCGGCGTGCGGAAGCCGGAGTGCACGTCGACCTCGATGCGCAGGGGATCCGTCACGCCGCGGATGCGCGCCACCTCGTCGACCACCAGCTCCAGCTTGTCGAGCAGGCGCGGGCTCACGGCAGCGTACTTCGGCCACACCGACTGCTCGTCGTGCGTCACGAAGTCGGCGAGCCGCAGGTGGCGCGTGAGCGGCACGTCGACGTTGCGGCGGTCGACCTCCAAGAAGCCGATCGGCCGCTCGCCCCCGAAGCGCTCGAACGGGTACGACCCGATCCGGTACCCGTTCACCTGGCCCGCCATCTTCTGCGAGAACGGCACGAGCACGGCGAGCGTGATGTCGCCGAGGACCTGCGGCGTGGCGCCCGTCGTGCGCGCCAGCACGGCGAGGTGGTAGAGCCCCGGCTGCGCCGGTGCGACCATCGCCGGGCCGCCCAGCGGGCGCGGCGCGTCGGCCTGCGACGAATCGGACGCGCGCACCCACTGGTAGGCGAGGTGCACCGGGTCGCTGCGCAGCGTGAGCGGGTACTCGATGATCTGCCCCGGCATGGCGACGCGCACGAGAACGTTGCCGCTCTTGCCGTACCCCGGCCGTGCCGACGTCGCCGTCGGACCGCCCAGCTCCACCTCGGCCCCGGCGCCGATCTCCCGCTCGTAGCGGCGCTCCGCCGCCAGCTCCTCGACCGGACGGAGGAGCCGCAGGACCGCCGTGGCGGCGACGCAGAGCAGCGCGCCGAGGAGCATCCACGAGGGGCGCCGCACGTCGCGCGTGGTGCTCGCGCTGCGGCGCACGGCGACGTCCACCTCGGCCGCGCGGCGGCGGGCCTCCTCCAGCCGCGCCAGCTCGAACATGGTGAGCCGACGGGATCCGTCGCTCGCCGGCTCCGTCACGCGTGCCTCCGAAACGGGATCATCCCGATCAATCCTGTATGCCTCCACAGCCACCAGACCGTCGACGGGTCGGCGAGGTCACGCCGAACGCCGCAAGTTTCGAAGTCTAGCGGACTTGGGGGGTAAGTCGATGCCCCGGCGGCTCGAGGTGCGAGGCGAGGGCTTCTGGGGATCCGAGGGCGATGAAAGGGATCTCGGGAGCCCTCCAATCGCCTTCCGGATCCCCAGAGGTCCTCGCCGAGCGCGTGCTACCCTTCGTCGCCCGTCGGGGTTCGCCTGGAAGCCGTCCCGGCGGCCGGGTAGATTCTGCCGGATGTCCAGCATCCACACTCGCCCCGTCGCGCTGCTCGTCCTCGACGGCTGGGGCCATCGCCCGGAACGCGAGGGCAACGCGATCGCACTCGCGAACACGCCGACGTGGGACGCCCTGTGGCGCCGCCGCTCGCGCACCCTGCTGGACGCCTCCGGCCTGGCCGTGGGGCTCCCCGAGGGGCAGATGGGAAACAGCGAGGTGGGCCATCTCAACCTCGGCGCCGGCCGCGTGGTGATGCAGGACCTCGTCCGCATCTCCGAGGCGGTCCGCAGCGGGGACTTCTTCCGGAACCCCGCGTTCGTGGAGGGGTGCCGCACGGTGAAGGCGAACGGCGGCACGCTCCATCTCGTGGGCCTGCTCGGCAAGGGCGGCGTGCACGCGCTCGACAAGCACCTCTTCGCGCTCATCGACCTCGCCGCGCGCGAGGGGGTGCCGAAGGTCGCGATCCACGCCCTGCTCGACGGCCGCGACACGCTGCCGAAGAGCGCGCTCGAGTACATGCGCGAGACGGTGAAGACGGCCGACGGACGCGCGGTCATCGCGAGCCTGGGCGGCCGGTACTACGGCATGGACCGCGACAAGCGGTGGCAGCGCACGGAGCTGTTCTATCGCGCGGCGGTGGACGGCGTGGGCCCGCACGCGGGCGACCCGGTGGGCGCGATCCAGACGGCGTACGACGGCGGCACGACGGACGAGTTCATCATCCCGGAGGTCGTCGTCGACGCCGACGGAAAGCCGGTCGCCCCGATGCGCGACGGCGACGTCGTGATCTGCTGGAACTACCGGTCCGACCGCATGCGCCAGATCGTGCGCGCGATGACCGACCCCGCGTTCGACGGCTTCGACGTGTCGAAGCGCCCGAAAGTGACCGTCGTGACGATGACGGTGTACGACCCGACGTTCGAGCCGTTCGGCGTGCGGGCCGCGTTCGCGCCGCAGTCGATGGCGCGCATCGTGGCCGAGGTGCTGAGCGACGCGGGGCGCACGATCCTGAAGACGGCGGAGACGGAGAAGTACCCGCACGTGACCTACTTCTACAACGGCGGGAACGAGACGCCGTACAAGGGCGAGGACCGGGTGCTCGTGCCGAGCCAGAAGGTGGCGACGTACGACCTGGCGCCGGAGATGAGCGCGATCCCGCTCACCGACGGTCTCGTGCACGCGCTGGAGACGCGCTCGCACGACTTCATCCTGTGCAACTACGCGAACGGCGACATGGTGGGCCATTCGGGCTCGCTGCCGGCGACGATCAAGGCCTGCGAGACGGTGGACCAGTGTCTCGCGCGCGTGCTCGCCGCCGCGGAAAAGGGCGGATGGCGACTGCTCGTCACCGCCGATCACGGCAACTGCGAGATGATGATCGACCCCGAGACCGGCGGGCCGCACACGGCCCACACGACCAACCCCGTCCCGTTCGTGATCGTGGATCCCGACTCCGACGCGCCGCTGCGCCGTGGTGGCGCGCTGTGCGACGTGGGCCCGACGATCCTCCGCATGCTCGGCATCGAGCAGCCTAACGAGATGACGGGCGTCGACCTCGGCGACCTGCAGGCGCGCGTGGCGGCGACCGCCGGGAGCGGGGCGTGAGGTACGTGACGCATGGGACGCATCTCGCGCGAGCGCTCGCGGCGGGCGCCCTCGTGATCGGCGCGCGGGCGGGGGCGCAGGTGGGCTATCCGCCGGAGCGGAGCCCGTTCGAGGATCTGTCGTACCGCCAGTCGTTCTCCACGCTCGCCGGCTACTTCTTCGCCGCGAACGACGCGGCGGGCGTCGCGCCGCAGAGCGCGCCGTACTTCGGCGTGCAGTACGACATCTACCTCGGCGGGCCTGCGTCGTTCACGGCGCGCGTCGGCTCGGCGATCAGCGACCGCACGGTGCTCGACCCGGCGCGGCCGGCGAGCCGTCGGGTGCTCGGCGTCGAGCGGCGGCCGATGACGTTCGCCGACGTGGGATTCACGTTCGCGCTCACGGGCGGGAAGAGCTTCCACGGCCTCGTGCCGCTGGTGCACGCCGGCGCCGGGCTGGCGAGCAACCTGAAGGGGGCGGACCCGGGCGGGCTCAATCTCGGCACCCGCTTTGCGTTCGCGTACGGCGTCGGGATGCGCTACGTGCCGAGCGGTCGCTGGGCGCTGCGCGCGGACCTGGGCTATCACAGCTTCCAGCTGCGCTACCCGGATGCCTACATGACACCGGCGCTCGACAGCACCTCGGTGCTGCCGTCCACGCACTCGAAGAGCAACTGGCTGAACAACAAGGCGGTCACCCTCGGCGTCACGTATCAGCTGTTCCGCTGACGCCCCACCGCCGGCGACCGCGGTCCGACCGCAGGAGCGAGCGATGGCGCGCGATTACGAGGACTTCAGCAGCATCGACGACCTGGACGACGACGAGCTCCGGCAGCTCGTGCGCGACCGGCTGGCCGAGAACCCCGACATCGATCCGGACGACATCACCGTGGACGTGGTCGACGGCACGGTGCGTCTCGAAGGGCGCGTGGGCACCGAGGCGGAGCTGCGCATCGCGGAGCACGTGGTGACGGATCTCGTCGGCGCCGCGGACGTCGAGAACGGCATCGTCGTCGATCCGGTGCGGCGCGCCGACACGCCGATGGACGTCGAGGACCACCTGGAGATGGAGCGCACGACGGCGAACACGCTGATCGGCGACATGCCGCCCCAGGAGTCGGACGAGGTGCACGAGGCACGCGGCGACGAGGACCTCGACGAGCGCATGTTCGGCACGACGGACATGCAGGACGCGATCGCCCACGGCACGACGTACATCCCGCCCGAGTCGCCGACGCCCGAGGGGCTGCGCGGCACGGACGCGGGGCCGGGGGAGATGGCCGAAGACCACTAGGGCACGAGGGCAGGAGGGCACGAGGGCAGGAGCCATCTCCTCTCGTGCCCTCCTGCGCTCCTGCCCTCCTGCCCTTCTTCATGGCTCGTTTCTCACTGACTCGCCGCGTGAGCTTCGCGGCGGCGCATCGCTACCGGCGGCCGGACTGGAGCGACGAGAAGAACGCCGCGGTGTTCGGGGCGTGCGCGCGGCCGAACTATCACGGGCACAGCTACGCGTGCGACGTGACGGTGAGCGGCCCGCTCGACGAAGCGACGGGGTTCGTGGCCGACCTCGGGCTGCTCGACCGCGTGCTGCACGAGGAGGTGCACGCGCGGTTCGACCACGCGAACATCAACCTCGACGTGCCGGAGTTCGCGGACGGGCGACAGATCCCGAGCGGCGAGAACCTCGCGCGCTACGTGTGCGAGCGAGTGCAGCGACGGCTGGACCAGGCGCTGGGGACGGGCACGCTGCGCGTGACGCGGGTCACGGTCGCGGAAGATCGCACGCTGTCGGCGACGTATGAGCCGTAGAAGCGTGCGGCGGCGCTGAGCAGGCGGCGCTGATGCGGCGGCGCTGATGCGGCGGCGCTGACACGGCGGCGCTGAGACCACGTGTTCCCAGCGCCGCAGTTACAGCGCCGAAGCTTCAGTGCCGCCTCATCAGCGCCGCCAGCGCTTAGTTTGCGGTCATGCGTCCACTTCCGCTGCTGCTCGTCCTCACCCTCGCCGGCGCGTGCACGCGCGCGGCCGCACCCCCGCCGGCGCCGACGCCCGCCCCCGCGCCGGTCGACCCCCGCACCGCGGCACTCGCCCGCTTCCGCGCCGACGTCGACTCGATGGTGCGCGACCCGCAGT
This DNA window, taken from Gemmatirosa kalamazoonensis, encodes the following:
- the guaB gene encoding IMP dehydrogenase, which produces MATTTRIESTSPARPAPPESGASRNGAPRGIARVRDDVALTFDDVLLVPRHARVHPKDADTSSRFTRGITLRVPLISAAMDTVTESDMAIAMARAGGIGVLHKNMSIDRQAAEVDRVKRSESGMILNPITLSPDATLREAVALMQRFKISGVPVVDRDGRLVGIITNRDLQFERSLDRPLHEAMTSEGLVTAPMGTTLDEAEAIMGRHRIEKLPVVDDNGGLRGLITVKDIHKRRQYPGANKDQHGRLRVAAAVGAAGDFLARARALVDAGVDVLVIDTAHGHSQGVLDATARVRDAFPDVQLVAGNVATRDGAAALVERGVDAVKVGVGPGSICTTRVVTGVGVPQLTAIFEAVEGAGDVPVIADGGIKYSGDIVKALAAGASSVMMGSMLAGTEESPGESLLLEGRRFKMIRGMGSLAAMQDGSADRYFQEGEMSPKKLVPEGIEGRVPYKGPVADVLFQMVGGLRSGMGYVGCGSIDELRTEAVFTRITTAGLRESHPHDVTITREAPNYSA
- a CDS encoding YkvA family protein is translated as MSPRNPAARIAHAAGRARHAVGDRVRDVTRDVRREVRRHAPRRGAKRTVLDTIRQIPAYLRLLAGLLVDRRVSVLDKLLVAAAVAYIVAPIDLIPDYLPFIGEVDDVFLLVTALQRLVANSGRRVLLDHWTGPRSELSDLNLQRVLQAAAFFLPMGIQRRLRRRVEEP
- a CDS encoding D-Ala-D-Ala carboxypeptidase family metallohydrolase yields the protein MTEPASDGSRRLTMFELARLEEARRRAAEVDVAVRRSASTTRDVRRPSWMLLGALLCVAATAVLRLLRPVEELAAERRYEREIGAGAEVELGGPTATSARPGYGKSGNVLVRVAMPGQIIEYPLTLRSDPVHLAYQWVRASDSSQADAPRPLGGPAMVAPAQPGLYHLAVLARTTGATPQVLGDITLAVLVPFSQKMAGQVNGYRIGSYPFERFGGERPIGFLEVDRRNVDVPLTRHLRLADFVTHDEQSVWPKYAAVSPRLLDKLELVVDEVARIRGVTDPLRIEVDVHSGFRTPLHNSSVEGAALNSRHQYGDAADVAIDADGDGRLTAFDSRLVALAAEMVEKRNPDLVGGLGVYVSPKYRTPYVHIDARGKRARWWG
- the gpmI gene encoding 2,3-bisphosphoglycerate-independent phosphoglycerate mutase; this translates as MSSIHTRPVALLVLDGWGHRPEREGNAIALANTPTWDALWRRRSRTLLDASGLAVGLPEGQMGNSEVGHLNLGAGRVVMQDLVRISEAVRSGDFFRNPAFVEGCRTVKANGGTLHLVGLLGKGGVHALDKHLFALIDLAAREGVPKVAIHALLDGRDTLPKSALEYMRETVKTADGRAVIASLGGRYYGMDRDKRWQRTELFYRAAVDGVGPHAGDPVGAIQTAYDGGTTDEFIIPEVVVDADGKPVAPMRDGDVVICWNYRSDRMRQIVRAMTDPAFDGFDVSKRPKVTVVTMTVYDPTFEPFGVRAAFAPQSMARIVAEVLSDAGRTILKTAETEKYPHVTYFYNGGNETPYKGEDRVLVPSQKVATYDLAPEMSAIPLTDGLVHALETRSHDFILCNYANGDMVGHSGSLPATIKACETVDQCLARVLAAAEKGGWRLLVTADHGNCEMMIDPETGGPHTAHTTNPVPFVIVDPDSDAPLRRGGALCDVGPTILRMLGIEQPNEMTGVDLGDLQARVAATAGSGA
- a CDS encoding outer membrane beta-barrel protein, yielding MRYVTHGTHLARALAAGALVIGARAGAQVGYPPERSPFEDLSYRQSFSTLAGYFFAANDAAGVAPQSAPYFGVQYDIYLGGPASFTARVGSAISDRTVLDPARPASRRVLGVERRPMTFADVGFTFALTGGKSFHGLVPLVHAGAGLASNLKGADPGGLNLGTRFAFAYGVGMRYVPSGRWALRADLGYHSFQLRYPDAYMTPALDSTSVLPSTHSKSNWLNNKAVTLGVTYQLFR
- a CDS encoding BON domain-containing protein, whose product is MARDYEDFSSIDDLDDDELRQLVRDRLAENPDIDPDDITVDVVDGTVRLEGRVGTEAELRIAEHVVTDLVGAADVENGIVVDPVRRADTPMDVEDHLEMERTTANTLIGDMPPQESDEVHEARGDEDLDERMFGTTDMQDAIAHGTTYIPPESPTPEGLRGTDAGPGEMAEDH
- a CDS encoding 6-pyruvoyl trahydropterin synthase family protein → MSFAAAHRYRRPDWSDEKNAAVFGACARPNYHGHSYACDVTVSGPLDEATGFVADLGLLDRVLHEEVHARFDHANINLDVPEFADGRQIPSGENLARYVCERVQRRLDQALGTGTLRVTRVTVAEDRTLSATYEP